From a single Brassica rapa cultivar Chiifu-401-42 chromosome A01, CAAS_Brap_v3.01, whole genome shotgun sequence genomic region:
- the LOC117126663 gene encoding uncharacterized protein At3g43530-like, which produces MVETRLGKRKDRPPPTAPPPQKSGTSKNSKKNKPKKSSKKRKTTDEESPAVDFVGTVGVAEENEVEEPAKDVEDREKEKEESEKEKEREEENGDEDEEEEENSDESQEEKDENGDKDEEEEGNSDESQEEKDENGDKDEEEEGNSDEEVENKDEEKIQEEEDTGEEENGTPEENRGQNENENQEQGEPPLEAELGNVDGDGEGVLGQGEEELEATEAIKPLRMYFYESEYKKQIKLATKCFVKDVMVTFDNLEPPMSDTERKWFEKHPQFCHVFHLEKDSNHMVQGMWMLLLRTVDSSKRKEVWFIVNGVPIRYGLREHALISGLSCRNYPLGYKEFGDRKFVKRHFKKGESIRLEDVKAKLLAMGEHRDRLKMMVLFFLGSVICAQTKVGKGARDVLEFFQRAVDDLEFCENFPWGRYSFDYMVKEISHTIDHFGGRVREKTLWPLPGFCLPLELLAFEAIPKLGLKFRKEVEDVDVDCPRMCRSVFKSAGMKGFSLSKLNRELDKLDKITSRDIHSILPTKTEEEVALLEEMTEEEDDVDVDDISVDSWIKRLAEGHSVFFEEMYDVDVAARDPNAQEAVDEDQDDEEGGEEGGASQKKMMEELIKQVKMFGTQLKRVKKTMDKFEERMVVPFEAFMKKAMDEGQGSRE; this is translated from the exons ATGGTTGAAACTAGGCTGGGTAAGAGAAAGGATAGGCCTCCTCCAACGGCTCCTCCTCCGCAAAAGAGCGGGACCTCGAAGAACTCGAAGAAGAACAAACCGAAGAAGAGTTCCAAGAAGAGAAAAACGACGGATGAGGAATCACCGGCGGTTGATTTTGTTGGAACCGTGGGAGTTGCGGAGGAGAATGAAGTAGAAGAACCGGCTAAGGATGTAGAAGATcgggagaaagagaaagaagaatcggagaaggagaaagaaagggaagaagaaaatggagacgaagatgaagaggaagaagaaaatagCGATGAATCTCAAGAAGAGAAAGACGAAAATGGAGacaaagatgaagaggaagaaggaaaTAGCGATGAATCTCAAGAAGAGAAAGACGAAAATGGAGacaaagatgaagaggaagaaggaaaTAGCGATGAAGAAGTAGAGaacaaagatgaagaaaaaatcCAAGAGGAGGAAGACACCGGAGAAGAAGAGAACGGGACTCCCGAAGAGAACAGAGgtcaaaatgaaaatgaaaatcaagAACAAGGAGAACCCCCATTGGAAGCGGAATTAGGAAAtgttgatggtgatggtgaagGGGTTCTCGGGCAAGGAGAAGAG GAATTAGAGGCAACCGAGGCAATCAAACCGTTGAGGATGTACTTCTATGAGTCGGAgtacaagaaacaaataaagCTAGCGACCAAATGTTTCGTCAAAGACGTTATGGTTACATTTGACAATCTGGAACCGCCGATGAGTGATACTGAGAGGAAGTGGTTTGAGAAGCATCCACAATTCTGTCACGTGTTCCACCTGGAGAAAGACTCAAACCACATGGTCCAAGGAATGTGGATGTTGCTATTGCGGACAGTGGATAGCTCGAAGAGGAAGGAAGTGTGGTTCATTGTGAATGGTGTTCCCATCCGCTATGGCCTGAGAGAACACGCTTTGATCTCAGGTCTTAGCTGCCGCAACTATCCACTTGGGTATAAGGAGTTTGGTGATAGAAAGTTCGTGAAGCGCCATTTCAAGAAGGGAGAATCAATAAGGCTTGAGGATGTCAAAGCGAAGCTGTTGGCTATGGGAGAACACAGAGACCGGCTGAAGATGATGGTTTTGTTCTTTTTAGGAAGTGTTATCTGTGCGCAAACGAAAGTAGGAAAAGGCGCCAGAGATGTTTTGGAATTCTTCCAAAGAGCTGTGGACGATCTCGAGTTCTGCGAAAACTTTCCATGGGGGAGGTACTCGTTTGATTACATGGTTAAGGAGATATCGCACACCATAGATCATTTTGGAGGCCGGGTTAGAGAGAAGACTTTATGGCCACTTCCAGGTTTCTGTCTGCCACTGGAG TTGCTTGCTTTTGAGGCAATTCCCAAGTTGGGATTGAAGTTCAGAAAAGAGGTTGAAGACGTCGATGTAGACTGTCCTAGGATGTGCAGATCAGTCTTTAAATCAGCAGGGATGAAAGGGTTTTCACTTTCAAAATTGAATCGGGAACTGGACAAACTGGACAAAATAACG TCACGGGATATCCACAGCATCCTTCCTACCAAGACAGAAGAAGAAGTAGCTCTTTTGGAAGAGATGACTGAAGAGGAGGACGACGTTGATGTCGATGATATTTCTGTTGACAGTTGGATAAAGCGTCTTGCGGAAGGACATTCAGTCTTTTTTGAAGAGATGTATGATGTAGACGTTGCTGCGCGTGATCCAAATGCACAAGAGGCTGTCGACGAAGATCAGGATGACGAAGAAGGTGGAGAGGAAGGAGGCGCAAGccagaagaagatgatggaggAGTTGATCAAACAAGTGAAAATGTTTGGCACTCAGCTAAAGAGAGTTAAGAAGACAATGGACAAGTTTGAGGAAAGGATGGTGGTTCCGTTTGAGGCGTTTATGAAGAAAGCTATGGATGAAGGGCAAGGAAGCAGGGAGTGA
- the LOC103836567 gene encoding uncharacterized protein LOC103836567 yields MENTGKSPISTDRKTNEKNVDSSPSAKPNGKSIASSVTIDSSASVKPNEKSTASSAIAKKLNKKAAISSANPMYPTAVTALSSAHGDQVMLFRDISHGPREAELMFRLIHFWEARNPNTKALIGQEMLLIDEEGTVIQGFVPASRVGTFDLIAGSVFKLINFFGSRSKDQYRVADHVATVSFTWNSSLSVLENPPVLIPEDRFRFHSYEEFKANCDSKGDLYDYLGHMKLVNGQTITDHMVLDEDAIAEKRHLCVHVQTHDEPVMKLYLWDKVAADFCQKFKSYGSIPSVLLVTTVNPKHLGGTLAITSMPSSRVFMDSDVQPTKDYLEWLSSNFDIANRISAEVVTKPETVTLEELFTYIKQEASKVAWFECIATIDDVVQGSAWYYISCDGCNSKAVKGPTSMICNNKKCGKREVTGVPQYLTRLSVYDKKEQAVFVILGDAGKELTGKHAAELVAKYFEANDGVGAEHCVPVPQALLDTIGQTRKFIVKVSDHNLKGKIQSITVTKILPLEAPLPSVVGEESGSSGGLGDTAGDRARKAAETLESDAAKRSKSG; encoded by the exons ATGGAAAACACTGGCAAATCTCCGATCTCCACTGACCGTAAGACCAACGAGAAGAACGTCGACTCCTCTCCGTCTGCAAAACCAAACGGGAAGTCCATTGCTTCCTCTGTGACCATCGACTCTTCTGCGTCTGTGAAGCCAAACGAGAAGTCCACCGCTTCTTCCGCGATTGCGAAGAAACTTAACAAGAAGGCTGCCATTTCATCTGCCAATCCGATGTACCCAACCGCTGTTACCGCTCTCTCCTCCGCGCATGGCGACCAAGTGATGTTGTTCAGAGATATTTCTCACGGCCCGCGCGAAGCCGAGTTGATGTTTCGTTTGATTCACTTCTGGGAGGCTCGCAATCCAAATACAAAAGCCTTAATTGGACAAGAGATGCTCCTTATCGACGAAGAG GGTACTGTTATTCAAGGTTTTGTTCCAGCCAGCCGTGTCGGAACATTTGATTTGATAGCTGGTTCTGTGTTTAAACTGATCAACTTCTTCGGATCCAGAAGCAAAGATCAGTATCGGGTTGCTGATCATGTCGCCACCGTCTCATTCACTTGGAATTCTTCTTTGTCCGTGCTTGAGAACCCTCCGGTTCTAATTCCAGAAGATAGGTTCAGGTTCCACAGCTACGAGGAGTTTAAGGCCAACTGTGACTCCAAGGGTGATCTTTATG ATTACCTTGGTCACATGAAGCTGGTGAATGGACAGACTATCACGGACCATATGGTGCTTGACGAAGATGCCATAGCAGAGAAGCGGCATCTATGTGTTCATGTTCAGACACATGA tgAACCGGTGATGAAGCTTTATCTGTGGGACAAGGTTGCAGCCGACTTCTGCCAGAAATTCAAGTCGTATGGAAGCATCCCAAGCGTTCTTTTGGTCACCACTGTGAACCCTAAACATCTTGGAG GAACCCTTGCTATCACTTCTATGCCATCATCACGTGTGTTTATGGATTCCGATGTTCAGCCTACCAAGGATTATCTTGAATG GTTGAGTTCCAACTTTGATATTGCTAATAGGATTTCTGCTGAGGTTGTTACTAAGCCTGAGACAGTGACTCTTGAAGAGCTATTCACTTACATCAAGCAGGAAGCTTCTAAG GTTGCTTGGTTTGAGTGCATAGCAACTATAGATGATGTTGTCCAGGGTTCTGCTTGGTATTACATTTCCTGCGATGGATGTAATAGCAAGGCTGTCAAAGGGCCTACTTCTATGATTTGCAACAATAAGAAGTGTGGGAAGAGAGAAGTCACAGGAGTGCCACA GTACCTCACGAGGCTTTCTGTGTATGATAAGAAAGAGCAAGCAGTGTTTGTCATTCTTGGTGATGCTGGCAAGGAGTTAACTGGGAAACATGCAGCGGAATTAGTTGCTAAGTACTTTGAG GCTAACGATGGAGTAGGAGCTGAACACTGCGTCCCGGTTCCACAGGCTTTGCTTGATACAATAGGGCAGACGCGCAAGTTTATTGTTAAAGTTTCGGATCATAATCTGAAAGGCAAGATTCAGTCCATAACTGTCACCAAGATTCTCCCACTAGAAGCTCCACTTCCATCAGTTGTAGGTGAGGAATCTGGTTCTTCCGGAGGCTTAGGAGATACTGCAGGTGATAGGGCTAGGAAAGCCGCTGAGACCCTTGAGTCAGATGCAGCAAAGCGTTCAAAGAGTGGCTAA
- the LOC103835706 gene encoding uncharacterized protein LOC103835706 gives MSQTKIGIQHNSGLVGSELDWSVKKIKSGSYVCWFGLKKKKKVNPDSPRAPLPPDHPTYSSSCSSSSTLPLLHSSSTPPPLLSLSASRTLPDTMSNHVRDIPGSPKESYKMLYSYLYMLEQVNPGTKTCLKLDDRSKFEYLFIALGACIEGFAVMRKVIAVEGIRLKNGGVLVFAKAQDPNGQSYPLAFAVVDGENLASWTWFFEMLKSVIPDSSELVFISTLHQSLIFAIGNVFPQAHHGHCLWHLKEKVKLHACNVNKNIVGQKLMELGRYYTVDDFNSAYDSFKIRCPAAYKYVEECGIEKDKWARVFFPRDRYNLDTSNTLGSMKNVFKEATRWALIPMLDCIIRKFSDWFTQRKDVVSRSMNTRLVPRVENYLHDLWAVAHKLPVRELDSYELKYEITDTAGKVFWATLVGKTCTCKVWDYEKFPCLHGLAAYIYFARNVDGRRLDIHELCSKYYWTEMWHLAYSRTLNVVPDMASWNVPDQIKEVKIIPPYRIKRQGRKRV, from the exons ATGTCCCAAACCAAAATCGGCATCCAACATAACTCGGGTTTGGTCGGATCTGAATTGGATTGgtctgtaaaaaaaattaaaagtggtTCTTATGTTTGTTGGTTTggtctaaaaaaaaagaaaaaagtgaatCCCGATTCTCCCCGAGCTCCCCTCCCCCCAGACCACCCAACCTACAGCTCCTCCTGCAGCTCCTCCTCCACTCTCCCCCTCCTCCACTCCTCCTCCACTCCTCCTccactcctctctctctcagctTCTCGAACGCTGCCG GACACAATGAGCAATCACGTCAGAGATATACCTGGTAGTCCGAAAGAGAGCTACAAGATGTTGTATAGCTATTTGTACATGTTAGAGCAAGTGAATCCGGGGACAAAAACCTGTTTGAAATTGGATGATAGAAGTAAATTTGAGTACCTTTTCATAGCTTTGGGAGCTTGCATTGAAGGGTTTGCAGTTATGAGGAAGGTGATAGCTGTGGAGGGGATACGTCTGAAGAACGGTGGTGTTTTAGTTTTCGCGAAAGCTCAGGATCCTAATGGTCAGAGTTATCCACTTGCGTTTGCAGTAGTAGATGGTGAGAATCTTGCTAGTTGGACTTGGTTTTTCGAGATGCTTAAAAGTGTTATACCAGACTCTTCTGAACTGGTTTTCATTAGTACTCTTCATCAGAGCTTGATTTTCGCCATAGGAAACGTATTTCCACAGGCTCACCATGGTCATTGTTTATGGCATTTGAAGGAAAAGGTGAAATTACATGCTTGTAACGTCAACAAGAATATAGTCGGGCAAAAACTTATGGAGTTGGGCAGATATTACACGGTTGATGACTTCAATTCTGCTTACGACTCATTTAAGATAAGATGTCCAGCTGCGTACAAGTATGTGGAGGAATGTGGTATTGAAAAGGACAAATGGGCAAGGGTTTTTTTCCCACGTGATAGGTACAACTTGGATACAAGCAACACTCTGGGATCAATGAAGAACGTGTTTAAAGAGGCAACAAGGTGGGCCTTAATACCAATGCTGGATTGTATCATTAGGAAATTCTCTGATTGGTTCACTCAACGGAAGGATGTTGTTTCTAGATCAATGAATACAAGACTGGTGCCTCGGGTTGAGAACTACTTGCACGATCTATGGGCTGTTGCACATAAGTTACCTGTGCGGGAACTTGATAGTTACGAGCTTAAGTACGAGATCACTGACACTGCAGGAAAGGTGTTTTGGGCGACCTTGGTTGGAAAAACTTGTACTTGCAAGGTGTGGGACTATGAAAAGTTCCCTTGTCTGCATGGACTGGCAGCTTATATCTATTTCGCTAGGAATGTTGATGGCAGGCGCCTTGATATCCATGAGTTGTGCTCAAAATACTACTGGACGGAAATGTGGCATTTGGCGTATTCCAGAACACTTAATGTTGTGCCCGACATGGCTTCTTGGAATGTACCAGATCAGATCAAGGAGGTGAAGATCATACCTCCATATCGCATCAAGCGGCAAGGAAGGAAAAGAGTTTAA
- the LOC103835726 gene encoding CCR4-NOT transcription complex subunit 9 has translation MANLPPSLSMGTPFGGPSNSAGAPANKDRNLASAEQLVLDLSNPELRENALLELSKKRELFQDLAPLLWNSFGTIAALLQEIVSIYSVLAPPNLTPAQSNRVCNSLALLQCVASHSDTRMLFLKAHIPLYLYPFLNTTSKSRPFEYLRLTSLGVIGALVKVDDTEVISFLLSTEIIPLCLRTMEMGSELSKTVATFIVQKILLDDVGMDYICTTAERFFAVGRVLGNMVQSLVEQPSPRLLKHIIRCYLRLSDNPRACAALGSCLPDSLRDGTFSNCLREDQIARRWLQQLVHNVGVGRVPSHQGGGFEHML, from the exons ATGGCGAATCTACCTCCATCTCTCTCAATGGGCACTCCTTTCGGTGGTCCCAGCAATTCTGCCGGAGCTCCGGCGAACAAAGATCGGAACTTGGCATCCGCGGAGCAGTTGGTTCTCGATCTCAGCAATCCCGAACTCAGAGAGAACGCTCTCCTCGAGCTTTCCAAG AAAAGAGAACTGTTTCAGGATTTGGCGCCTCTCTTGTGGAACTCTTTTGGAACCATTGCTGCCTTATTACAG GAGATAGTTTCGATCTACTCTGTTCTTGCACCTCCGAATCTGACTCCTGCTCAGTCCAACCGTGTTTGCAATTCACTTGCCCTTCTTCAG TGTGTAGCATCTCATTCCGACACGAGAATGTTGTTTCTCAAGG CTCACATCCCACTCTACCTTTACCCCTTCCTTAATACAACGAGTAAGTCTAGACCTTTTGAGTACTTGCGCCTTACTAGCCTAGGTGTCATTGGTGCTCTTGTCAAG GTTGATGATACAGAGGTCATTAGCTTCCTTCTTTCAACGGAAATTATTCCTCTCTGCCTTCGCACCATGGAGATGGGGAGTGAGCTGTCCAAAACC GTTGCGACATTCATAGTTCAGAAGATCTTGTTAGATGATGTGGGGATGGATTACATCTGCACAACAGCAGAGCGTTTTTTTGCTGTTGGTCGAGTTTTGGGCAATATGGTTCAGTCACTAGTGGAGCAGCCTTCTCCACGCCTTCTTAAGCATATCATTCGTTGTTACCTCCGTTTATCAGACAACCCAAG GGCTTGTGCTGCACTCGGAAGCTGTCTCCCTGACTCTCTACGAGATGGAACCTTCAGCAATTGTCTTCGC GAGGATCAAATCGCGAGGAGGTGGCTGCAACAGTTGGTTCACAATGTTGGAGTTGGTCGAGTCCCAAGTCATCAAGGTGGAGGATTTGAGCACATGCTTTGA
- the LOC103835754 gene encoding protein ETHYLENE INSENSITIVE 3, whose product MFNEMGMLGGNMDLYSSSSLGELDFCPAPHPEPDSIVEDDYTDDDEIDVDELERRMWRDKMRLKRLKEQDNKSSKQGVDYDSAKQRQSQEQARRKKMSRAQDGILKYMLKMMEVCKAQGFVYGIIPENGKPVTGASDNLREWWKDKVRFDRNGPAAISKYQADNNVPGACESNGLIGPTPHTLQELQDTTLGSLLSALMQHCDPPQRRFPLEKGVPPPWWPNGKEDWWCQLGLGKDQGPAPYKKPHDLKKAWKVGVLTAVIKHMFPDVGKIRKLVRQSKCLQDKMTAKESATWLAIVNQEEALARELYPESCPPLSSLSGGGSCSLLMNDCDQYDVEGFEKETRYEVEEVKPVKEEVSSEFMRKRKPDRDLNAIMDRTVFFTCENPGCVHSEISRGFLDRSSRDNHQLGCLHRGSCLPYGAAGPSRFHVNEVKPVVGFSQPWPVNSVDQPIDLTGIGVPEDGQKMISELMSMYDRNVQSNQTSMVVENQNVTLLQPMVQNQFQGNIVEGSFFEEFNIPNRANNSNNNNQMFFQGNNINGFNYDTTHNNNFEAAQNNSRSNRFQDVYDSAPFDMASFVYRDDMSMPGAAGTMDGMHQKQHDASLWF is encoded by the coding sequence ATGTTTAACGAGATGGGAATGTTAGGCGGGAACATGGACTTGtactcttcttcctctctcgGGGAACTCGACTTCTGTCCCGCACCACACCCTGAACCGGATTCTATTGTTGAAGACGACTACACAGATGACGACGAGATCGATGTGGACGAGCTCGAGAGGAGGATGTGGAGAGACAAGATGCGTCTCAAACGTCTCAAGGAGCAGGACAACAAGAGCAGCAAACAAGGAGTTGATTATGATTCCGCCAAGCAGAGACAGTCTCAGGAGCAAGCGAGGAGGAAGAAAATGTCCAGAGCGCAAGACGGGATCTTGAAGTACATGCTGAAGATGATGGAAGTCTGCAAAGCTCAAGGCTTTGTCTACGGTATCATCCCCGAGAACGGGAAGCCTGTCACCGGGGCTTCCGATAATCTCCGTGAGTGGTGGAAAGATAAAGTCAGGTTTGATCGTAACGGTCCTGCTGCTATAAGTAAGTACCAAGCGGATAACAACGTCCCTGGGGCTTGTGAAAGTAACGGTTTGATTGGACCTACGCCGCACACGTTGCAAGAGCTTCAGGACACGACTCTTGGGTCGCTTTTGTCTGCGTTGATGCAGCATTGTGACCCTCCTCAGAGACGGTTTCCTTTGGAGAAAGGTGTGCCTCCTCCGTGGTGGCCTAACGGGAAAGAGGACTGGTGGTGTCAGCTTGGTTTGGGTAAAGACCAAGGTCCTGCTCCTTACAAGAAGCCTCATGATTTGAAGAAGGCGTGGAAAGTGGGCGTTTTGACTGCGGTTATTAAGCATATGTTTCCTGATGTTGGTAAGATTCGGAAGCTCGTGAGGCAGTCTAAATGCTTGCAGGATAAGATGACTGCTAAGGAGAGTGCTACTTGGCTTGCTATTGTTAACCAGGAAGAGGCCCTGGCTCGTGAGCTTTATCCTGAGTCTTGCCCTCCTCTTTCTTCTTTATCAGGCGGTGGGAGTTGCTCGCTTTTGATGAATGATTGTGATCAGTACGATGTTGAAGGGTTTGAGAAGGAGACTCGTTATGAAGTGGAAGAGGTCAAGCCTGTGAAGGAAGAAGTCTCATCAGAGTTCATGAGGAAGAGGAAGCCTGACAGAGACTTGAACGCTATAATGGATAGAACGGTCTTCTTCACCTGTGAGAATCCTGGATGTGTCCATAGCGAAATCAGCAGGGGGTTTTTGGACAGGAGCTCAAGAGACAACCATCAATTAGGTTGTCTACACCGAGGCAGTTGCTTACCGTATGGAGCAGCAGGACCGTCCAGGTTCCATGTCAACGAAGTTAAGCCTGTCGTTGGATTTTCTCAGCCATGGCCGGTGAACTCAGTGGACCAACCTATTGACTTAACCGGTATTGGAGTTCCTGAAGATGGGCAGAAGATGATCTCCGAGCTTATGTCTATGTACGACAGGAACGTCCAGAGCAACCAAACTTCTATGGTTGTGGAGAATCAAAACGTGACACTGCTTCAACCAATGGTCCAGAATCAGTTCCAAGGAAACATTGTGGAAGGAAGTTTCTTTGAAGAGTTTAACATCCCAAACAGAGctaacaacagcaacaacaacaaccaaatGTTTTTCCAAGGGAACAATATCAATGGGTTCAATTACGACACCACTCACAACAACAACTTTGAAGCTGCGCAAAACAACAGTAGAAGCAACAGGTTTCAGGATGTCTATGATTCTGCACCGTTCGATATGGCCTCATTCGTTTACAGAGATGATATGTCAATGCCAGGAGCAGCTGGGACGATGGATGGTATGCATCAAAAGCAGCATGATGCTTCCTTGTGGTTCTAA
- the LOC103835696 gene encoding DNA damage-repair/toleration protein DRT100: MKLNVVVSLLLLLISTATCCPPSDLRALLAFRSALHEPYLGIFNSWTGQDCCHNWYGVSCDAVTHRVADINLRGESEDPIFERAHRTGYITGRISPAICDLARLSALTIADWKGISGDIPKCITRLSFLRTIDLIGNQISGEIPNDIGRLNRLAVLNVADNRISGSIPKSLTNLSSLMHLDLRNNLITGLIPTDFGRLTMLSRALLSGNRITGRIPESLTKIYRLADVDLSSNQLYGTIPPSLGRMSVLATLNLDGNKISGEIPQTLMTSSVMNLNLSRNLLQGKIPEGFGPRSYFTVLDLSYNNLKGPIPSSISGASFIGHLDISHNHLCGKIPVGSPFDHLEAASFMFNDCLCGKPLRACLKH, translated from the exons ATGAAACTCAATGTCGTCGTATCACTCCTTCTCCTTCTAATCTCAACCGCCACGTGTTGTCCGCCGTCAGACCTCCGTGCACTCCTAGCTTTCCGTTCAGCACTCCACGAGCCATACCTCGGCATTTTCAACTCATGGACCGGCCAAGACTGCTGCCACAACTGGTACGGCGTTAGCTGCGACGCGGTCACTCACCGAGTCGCCGACATCAACCTCCGCGGCGAGTCAGAAGACCCTATCTTCGAGCGAGCTCACCGAACCGGTTACATTACCGGCCGCATCTCTCCGGCGATATGCGACCTCGCTCGCCTCTCCGCCTTAACAATCGCCGACTGGAAAGGCATCTCCGGCGACATCCCCAAATGCATCACGCGCCTCTCTTTCCTCCGTACTATAGACCTCATCGGAAACCAAATCTCCGGCGAGATTCCGAACGACATCGGGAGATTAAACCGGTTAGCTGTTTTAAACGTCGCGGATAACCGGATATCCGGTTCGATTCCGAAATCGCTAACCAACCTCTCCAGCTTAATGCACTTGGACCTCCGTAACAACTTAATAACCGGTTTAATTCCAACTGATTTCGGCCGGTTAACAATGCTTAGCCGCGCGTTACTAAGCGGTAACCGAATAACCGGTCGGATCCCCGAGTCCTTAACCAAGATTTACCGGTTAGCTGACGTTGATCTCTCCAGTAACCAATTATACGGCACAATCCCACCGTCTCTAGGCCGTAT GTCGGTTCTCGCGACGCTTAACCTCGACGGGAACAAAATCTCCGGCGAGATACCTCAAACGCTGATGACGTCATCGGTGATGAACTTGAATTTGAGCAGGAACTTGTTGCAAGGGAAGATACCGGAAGGGTTCGGACCAAGGTCTTACTTCACTGTTCTTGATTTGTCTTATAACAATCTCAAGGGACCAATCCCGAGCTCGATATCTGGTGCGTCGTTTATTGGTCATTTGGATATTAGCCATAACCATCTCTGTGGGAAGATCCCGGTGGGGTCGCCGTTTGACCACCTTGAAGCGGCGTCGTTTATGTTTAACGACTGTCTTTGCGGCAAACCCTTGAGGGCTTGTTTAAAACACTGA